A stretch of DNA from Oncorhynchus nerka isolate Pitt River linkage group LG22, Oner_Uvic_2.0, whole genome shotgun sequence:
gaTTGCTGCTTTTTTCTAgtttttcaagcgaaggtcttttTAAAGGAGTATGCGAGCATACTCGTTCAGTTCGGCTAGCCGCCAACCAAAGCATGCTGATACCTTTCCCCCCACACAACTGGGCTGCCAGTGTTTTATGTTAATGTTACCTCTAGTCTTATTATATCAGGAGTGTGCCATTAAAGACCTATGGCAagcagaatcaacaacctctgcatcattcaagactgttgcttTGTGAGAAGGTGATAAAGTTCACACTTGGCAATTGTTATGTAAATGACATGAACAGTTCGAATCAAAGTTTATTCGTGGTGAACACATTTGAAGATGGTATCACAGGTGCAGCAAAGTActtttgtttctagctccaacagtatagtaatatctagacaaaaaaacattcaaacaCAATACACAAATAATATTAAAATCCAAACAAGCGTCTACATTTtctagacactcttatccagagcaacatgCAGTAATGAGTGGACACATTTTAATATTTTGTTTATACTGGTCCCCCACGGGAATTGAactcacaaccctggcattgcaattGCCATGCCCTACCAGCTGAGCCACACGAGATGTCACAGAAGTTAGAGCAGGTCTGCCAGAGCCATGAGACATGGGTGCTGGCCTGCATAGATGGAAACTGAACATTTGGAAAGTGAATTGTCAATGGAAATGCTCGATTAGGCCTACTACCACAAACAATTGGATTTGAAAGTCATTGGAGTGCAAAGTCGTACACGTACTCCCACAAATACACACTGACATGAAATCAGTGCAGTGAGACACACAGTTTGCATAAGCGCAGTCAGAGTGGATTTATTTACTTATTTAAGTTTAGAGAATAAATTAAATCCTATTTATAGTTGTTATGAATTAGCCCAAGGTTATCTTCCCCTGCAGGAAGGTCTACTTTTTCTTGCCTGGCAGAAGAACCTCAACATATTGTGTATCATTGGGTCAACACCAACACCCTAGTCAAAAAAAAAATCCCGTTTGACCttactaacccccccccccccccccccccatccttgtcTGACCCTTCCCCTcaatctcccctccccctcttcatctctctctccctctctctctctgtccagtcaCTATTCGTAAGGGTAATTGGAGCCTTGCAGTGTATAAATATAGGTTGAGGTTCCCTCAGTGCAATGCAATTATAGGGGGTTGAAAATATGCAGCCAGCCACAATGGAATAAGCTTCATAGATAGGATAACACATGGGATTTTTTGGGGGGCATCGGTTTCTCTACAACAAAGGTTGATGGATCATATGAAAAGTACTGAAGTTAGTCTATATTGGGGTTCCAGTGAGAGCCACACAGCCAGGATGTGGCAAGATGGTGTCAAACCAGAGCTAGGGTGTTGGTTTTGACATGATGACACACATTATCTTGAGGTTCTTCTCCCAGGCAGACGAGATGTAGATCCACCATGTAAAAACAACGTTCCCAGACAACTGTAAGCCTTTTGTAGCCTGACAGTTTGTCAGCCATTTTAAAAATGTGTTGGGAAGCACTACtaatcccccccctctctcacacacacacacatctgtcagGTACCAAGTACAGCAGTTTCCCAGGCTGGTTGGAGAGGTGGATGTCTATGAGGAAACAGCTGGGCCTGCTAGCTTTCTTCCTAGCAGCACTCCATGCTATCTACAGCCTCTGTTACCCTATGAGACGCTCCTACAGATACAAGCTGCTCAACTGGGCTTACCAACAGGTAGATGGCTACTGGCTAGACCAGGCTTGTATCAAAAATGGCTTTTTTTTGTATAACTTGATATACTATGCGTTTTATACTATGATGAACAGATGGTTGCTTATTTCAGCAGTATGGCATATATTCAATCAaactcaatcaatcaaatgtatttaataaagtcctttttacatcaacaattgtcacaaagtgcttatacagaaacccagcctaaaaccccaaagagcaaacaGGGCAGATGTAGAATCACAGTGGCTGGGAAAAACCACCTGGAAAGAGAaaggacaactgactaggtatccccctactgaatatattcaactgaaatgtgtcttcccgcATTTCACCCAACCGAAAGGCAGGAACCTAAAGCAGAAACCTAGAGAGGGACCAGGCTCCAaggggttggccagtcctcttctggctgtgctgggtggagattataagggTACATGACCATTTAGGCCAGATCGTTcctcaagatgttcaaacattcataatgaccagcagggtcaaataataatcacagcggttatagagggtgcaacaggtcagcacctcaggagtaaatgtcagtgggcttttcatagccaagccTTCAGAGGTCAAGAGAGCAGGTgcaatagagaaatagagagagagagggttgtatATTGGTATAACATTTCAGGACAGGGTAAACCAATTCTTACATGACAAATTACGGTGCCAGGTTTCTGTTGGTATTGAGGTGTGGGAGttttggtatgtgctgtatgcaGGCCAGAATAAACAGAACAACCTGATCGTTGTGTACTTTTCTGAGTGTGGAATCTAATGTGAATATGAAGAACAGCTATTATTGAAAGCCAACTTTATATTGACTCTGTTGCCCATCTCAATGTGCCAGTTCACAATCAGGCATAGTTGTCAGATGTGACTTTGATACAGTTGGgcaaaaattatttagtcagccaccaattgtgcaagttctcccacttaaaaagatgagagaggcctgtaattttcatcataggtacacgtcaaaaaatccagaaaatcacattgtaggattttttatgaatttatttgcaaattatggtggaaaataagtatttggtcaatatcaaaagtttatctcaatactttgttatataccctttgttggcaataacAGAGGTCAactgttttctgtaagtcttcacaaggttttcacactgttgctggtattttggcccattcctccatgcagatctcctcttgtgcagtgatgttttggggctgttgctgggcaacacgctttcaactccctccaaagattttctatggggttgagatctggagactggctaggccactccaggaccttgaaatgcttcttacgaagccactccttcgttgcccgggcagtgtgtttgggatcattgtcatgctgaaagacccagccacgtttcatcttcaatgcccttgctgatggaaggaggttttcactcaatctcacgatacatggccccattcattctttcctttacacggatcagttgtcctggtccctttgcagaaaaacagccccaaagcatgatgtttccacccccatgcttcacagtaggtatggtgttctttggatgcaactcagcattctttgtcctccaaacacgacgagttggaatttttaccaaaaagttatattttggtttcatctgaccatatgacattctcccaatcttcttctggatcatccaaatgccctctagcaaacttcagatgggcctggacatgtactggcttaagcagggggacacgtctggcactgcaggatttgagtccctggcggcgtagtgtgttactgatggtaggctttgttactttggtcccagctctctgcaggtcattcactaggtcccccccgtgtggttctgggatttttgctcaccgttcttgtgatcattttgaccccacggggtgagatcttgcgtggagccccagatcgagggagattatcagttgtCTTGTATGTCtcccatttcctaataattgctcccacagttgatttcttcaaaccaagctgcttacctattgcagattcagtctttccagcctggtgcaggtctacatttttgtttctggtgtcctttaacagctctttggtcttggccatagtagagtatggagtgtgactgtttgaggttgtggacaggtgtcttttatactgataacaagttcaaacaggtgccattaatacaggtaacgagtggaggacagaggagcctcttaaagaagaagttacaggtctgtgagagccagaaatcttgttgtttgtaggtgaccaaatacttattttccaccataatttccaAAGaagttcattaaaaatcctacaatgtgattttctggattttttttcttctcattttgtctgtcatagttgaagtgtacctatgatgaaaattacaggcctctcatctttttaagtgggagaacttgaccaattggtggctgactaaatacttttttgccccactgtatgtgcatgTGAAATTCTTATTTGACTGAATATATGCCATATTTATCAATCCAAAGTATTTTATGAGGCCTTTTTTTACATcaacagttgtcacaaagtgcttatactgatacccagcctaaaatcctaaagagcaagcaatgcagatgtagaagcatggtggctgggaaaaactccctagaaaggcaggaaccttggaagaaaccttaagaggaaccaggctctgaggggtggtcagctaagttccctgccatccagggcctCTATACAGTGtcggaggaaggccctaaaaattggaaTAGATTCAAGCCACCCAagacatagactgttctctctgctaccacacggcaagaggTACCAATGCACagagtctggaaccaacaggactctgaacagcttctaccaccaagccataaaaCTTCCAAATAGTTAATGAAATACAGTACCTTGCAAAATAATTCAtgccccttggcgtttttcctattttgttgcattacaacctgtaatttatttttatttggatttcatgtattggacatacacaaaatagtccaaattggtgaagtgaaatgaaaaaaaagaaCTTGTTTCAAACGGAAAATgagtgcatgcatatgtattcaccccctttgctatgaagcccctaaataagatctggtgcaaccaattaccttcaaaagtcacataattagttaaacaaagtccacctgtgtgcaatccaagtgtcacatgatctgtcacatgatctcagtatataaacctgttctgaaaggccccagagtctgcaacaccactgagAAAggtgcaccaccaagcaagcggcacgatgaagaccaaggagctctccaaacaggtcagggacaaagttgtggagaagtacagatcagggttgggttataaaaaaatatcagaaactttgaacatcccatggagcaccattaaatccattattaaaacatgtaaagaatatggcaccacaacaaacctgccaagagagggccgcccaccaaaacgcAAGgatcaggcaaggagggcattaatcagagcggcaacaaagagaccaaagataaccctgaaggagctgcaaagctccacattggagattggagtatctgtccataggaccactttaagccgtacactccacagacctgggctttacggaagagtggccagaaaaaaagccataagcaaacacgtttggtgttaaCCAAAAGGCatttgggagactccccaaacatatggaagaaggtactggtCAGatctaaaatgtagctttttgaccatcaaggaaaacgctatgtctggcacaaacccaacacctctcatcaccccgagaacaccatctccacagtgaagcatggtggtggcagcatcatgctgtggggatgtttttcatcgacagggactgggaaactggtcagaatttaaggaatgatagatggcgctaaatacagggaaattcttgagggataCCTGTTTCAGTTTTCCATAGATTTGAGACTGgtatggaggttcaccttccttcaggacaatgaccctaagcatactgctaaagcaacactcgagtggtttaaggggaaacatttaaatgtcttggaatgaccTAGTAAATCCAATTGAGTATCTGTGGTATTACGTAAAgactgctgtacaccagtggaactcatccaacttgaaggagctgaagcagttttgccttgaagaatgggcaaaaatcccagtggctagatgtgccaagtttatagagacgtaccacaagagacttgcagctgtaattgctgcaaaaggtggctctacaaagtattgactttgggggggttaatagttatgcacgctcaagttctgttttttggtcttatttcttgtttcacAAAAGATATTTAGattttcaaagtggtaggcatgttgtgtaaatcaaatggtaCAACCCCCAAAAAAATCCatgttaattccaggttgtaaggcaacaaaacaggaaaaatgccaagggggtgaatacttttgcaaaccACCGTAGCTACCCAGACCATCTGTATTTTGACATTTTCCACTCTTTTAACTCATCATATACGCTGCtgatactgtttattatctatcctgttgcctagtcactttacccctacctatatttAGATTATCTACCTCAATAACCTGGTAACCCTGCACATCGACCCGGTACTGGTACACCGTGTATATATCCAAGATTACGGGAATCTtccaacaatgttttttttttttatgggaatttttgggaaagttactggaattttgcaaccttaGACAATCACAATTATatgaatcaatcaaatgtatttataaagcctgtcttaaatcagctgatgtcacaaagtgctgtacagaaacccagcctaaaactccaaacagcaagcaatgcaggtgaagaagcacgggggctaggaaaaactccctagaaagtccaaaacctaggaagaaacctagagcggaaccaggctatgaggggtggccagtcctcttctggctgtgccaggtggagattataacagaacatggccaagatgttcaatgGTCATAGATGATAATatgataataatcacagtagttgtagagggtgcaacaggtcagcacctcaggagtaaatgtcagttagcttttcatagccgatcattcagagtatctctaccgctcctgctgtctctagagagttgaaaacagaaggtctgggacaggtagcacatctggtgaacaggttagggttccatagtcgcaggcagaacagttgaaactggagcagcagcacggccaggtggactggggacagcaaggagtcatcaggccaggtagtcctgaggcatggtgctagggctcaggtcctccgagagagagaaagaaagaaaaggagagagaattagagagcgcacacttaaattcacacaggacaccgaataggacagaagtactccagatataacaaactgaccctagccccccccgacacataaactattgcagcataaatactggaggctgagaccggaggggtcgggagacactggggccccgtccgacgatacacccggacagggccaaacaggcaggatataaccccacccactttgcctacccggacaggaagatcacgtcagtgactcaacccaatcaagtgatgcacccctcctagggacggcatggaagagcaccagtaagccagtgactcagcccctgtaataggatttgaggcagagaatcccaatgGAGaaaggggaaccagccaggcagagacagcaagggtggttcgttgctccagtgcctttccgttcaccttcacactcctggtacagactacactcaatcataggacctactgaagagatgagtcttcaataaagacttaaagattGAGACCAAGTCGACATCTCTCACataggtaggcagaccattccataaaaatggagctctataggagaaagccctgcctccagctgtttgcttagaaattctagggacattaaggaggcctgcgtcttgtgaccatagcgtacgtgtaggtatgttcggcaggaccaaatcaaaaAGATggatttagtgctttatccgggttgctggaaagtagagcattgcagtagtctaacataGAAGTGaccaaaagcatggatacatttttctgcatcattttaaTTTATAATATGGTAATCTCTCCATCAGGTCCAGCAGAATCAGGAGGACTCATGGGTAGCAGATGACGTGTGGCGTATGGAGATCTATGTCTCCCTGGGTATCATGGGTTTGGGTCTCCTGGCTTTATTAGccatctcctcccttccctccattTCTGACGCCCTCAACTGGAGAGAGTTCACCTGGATGCAGGTGAATCTTTTGACTCtggaaaaataaataatgatctgtctgtctgtatgtccttCCATCCACCCGTCTGTCTTTCTATCTATGACTTAAGTGGTCAGGGTTTCCTCTCCAGTATCTATTTATCTCTGTGTCAATGACCCTGTATTtcactgtcagtctgtctgtttggTAGTACCTGTGGAACTGTCTCCTTGTTTACCAATTCTcctaatgtctgtctctctgtccgtctgtcttttCTTAGTAGCTGTTGTGACAGGCCTCCTTTTTGTTTACCTATCTTCTGGTCCTTCTGTCCTGCAGAGGAGTCTGGGATATGCTGCCCTGGTCCTGTGTACAGCCCATGCTCTGGTCTATGGCTGGAGGAAGTGGGTGGAGCCTAAGCACTACGTGTGGTACACCCCTCCATCCTTTATCCTGGCCTCGCTCCTCCCAGCCACCATCCTATTGGTCaaggctgtgctgctgctgccttgCCTGGACCGGCGACTGGGGCAGATTCGTCGAGGCTGGGAGAGTCCCCGCCCCCCAAGGGGAAGGGGAGTGACTGAGAAAGACTCGCTCTGAAAGATGACGCGTCAACCTGGGATGCAGCAGTGACTATTGATAAATTGTTTCAATTTTGGGATAAGACCGGAAGCTTGGTCTCTGGACCTCAAGGAGAATCGGTGCTGGTTGATGGGCAACATAAAGTGGCCACTGCACAGTTCCACTCTTCTGCTTATTATACAGATATCTGAGGTGACATACTCTGTAGTCTACACACAGTGTGTGCTTACTGAATTGATGTCCTGAGAACATAGCCTGGTTAAGCAGACTGACCGCTGTGCTCATGTTTTGTTTAATTGAGATATTGCAAGATCAGACTGGTTTCACAAGGCTACTGAGGAAGATCAGTTGAAGGTAAAAGTAAAACGAATGACCATCTTGTGGTATGTTTGCACCTAGTCAGGGAAACATGGAGAAACCAAAGCCTGCTCCTCTTAGACATATATTCTATAAGTAAGTAGTTAGTGCATAGTAATGTTATTTAATGTCAGACTAGACAATGGCTGTAGACAATCCCTGTAGACAatgttaaatgtagtgcactatataggaaatagggtgctgtTCAGGAAGCAGCCATTGAGAGCATCATCATAATTCCGATTTAAGTAGGCCCATGATAATTTGTATGAATGATTTTGAAGATTACTTTGTGCTTGTTGTCAACTGTATTTTCTCTGGCGCTAGAATGTCCATTAGAATATGTTGTATCAAGACCGCAGCAAAAAGTGCTGAAATATCCCAAAATGCAGTTGAAGGTAGAGGAACTACCCTCAGTTTCAGTCTGAAATAAAGATTTGAACATGATGAGAGTTCAACTGCTTGCCCTTTCATGAGTACAGTTCACTTTTGACATTcacaattgttttgtttttttaaacgcaTGACTATAGTTCTTTGTCTGAGTACCAGAGTCAAAGAGGTGATTTAGATGAACGTGTGACACTCTTGTTTATAATTCTTGGTCTGTGCCCTTCCTCGTTCCACTTTATTTTGTTCCACTTTATCCTCAGACTCTGGATAAACATGATGGAGATGTTGGAGAGAGAATACATATGCAAGTCATACTTTGTTTATAATTACTTCTGTATTCTTTATCATTTCTAATGTATAAAAACGTGAGTAATGTTGACAAATATGACTATCCTATTCTAACTGGGACTTGGCCCGTTTTTTGTATGAAACGGTTTGATCTGAGGATGCTCAACTGGTCCTTTTCTTTCATCAAAATTCAACCTCACATGGGATTTA
This window harbors:
- the LOC115105077 gene encoding STEAP family member 1B, with amino-acid sequence MMEERQADSENTVVEDQDTWHELAITDPVDKPHLVHKDSEDQEALLLNGAKHPEHRPLLVSFALEEFEFPSSVCLEEMPLFPQWHLPLKLMAILMALTFLYTFTRDVLQPFVSQSRSDFYKIPILVMNKTLPWTAISLLALVYLPGLLAALLQLHRGTKYSSFPGWLERWMSMRKQLGLLAFFLAALHAIYSLCYPMRRSYRYKLLNWAYQQVQQNQEDSWVADDVWRMEIYVSLGIMGLGLLALLAISSLPSISDALNWREFTWMQRSLGYAALVLCTAHALVYGWRKWVEPKHYVWYTPPSFILASLLPATILLVKAVLLLPCLDRRLGQIRRGWESPRPPRGRGVTEKDSL